The Prionailurus viverrinus isolate Anna unplaced genomic scaffold, UM_Priviv_1.0 scaffold_35, whole genome shotgun sequence genome window below encodes:
- the LOC125158723 gene encoding membrane primary amine oxidase isoform X2 yields the protein MKSLRKYFTGLENWVWAEDTSYVPTAVPWSPEHQMQRLQVTRKLLETEEQAAFPLGGTLPRYVYLASNHSNKWGHPRGYRIQMLSFAGEPLPQNSSMERAFSWGRYQLAVTRRKEEEPSSTSVYNQNDPWAPTVDFTDFINNETIAGEDLVAWVTAGFLHIPHAEDIPNTVTVGNGVGFFLRPYNFFDQDPSFDSPDSVYFREDQEAGACEVNPMACLPQAAACAPDLPAFSHGGFSHS from the exons ATGAAATCCTTGAGGAAATACTTTACAG GACTGGAGAACTGGGTCTGGGCTGAGGACACGTCCTATGTCCCCACGGCGGTACCCTGGAGCCCCGAGCACCAGATGCAGAGGCTGCAGGTGACCCGGAAGCTGCTGGAGACTGAGGAGCAGGCCGCCTTCCCCCTGGGAGGCACCCTACCCCGCTACGTGTACCTGGCCAGCAACCACAGCAACAAGTGGGGTCACCCGCGGGGCTACCGCATCCAGATGCTCAGCTTTGCCGGGGAGCCGCTGCCCCAGAACAGCTCCATGGAGAGAGCCTTCAGCTGGGGAAG GTACCAGCTGGCAGTGACTCGGCGGAAGGAGGAGGAACCCAGCAGCACCAGCGTCTACAATCAGAACGACCCTTGGGCCCCCACTGTGGATTTCACCGACTTCATCAACAATGAGACCATTGCTGGAGAG GACTTGGTGGCCTGGGTGACAGCTGGCTTCCTGCACATCCCACATGCAGAAGACATTCCCAACACGGTGACTGTGGGGAACGGTGTGGGCTTCTTCCTCCGGCCCTACAACTTCTTTGACCAGGACCCTTCCTTCGATTCTCCTGATTCTGTCTATTTCCGGGAGGACCAGGAAGCTGGGGCCTGCGAGGTCAATCCCATGGCCTGCCTCCCCCAAGCTGCTGCCTGTGCCCCAGAcctccctgccttctcccacGGGGGCTTCTCTCACAGCTAG
- the LOC125158723 gene encoding membrane primary amine oxidase isoform X1: protein MNQKTSLVLLALAVITIFALVCVLLAGRGGDGGEPGQPPRCPSVSPSAQPRTPPSQSQLFADLSPEELTAVMSFLTQQLGPGLVDAAQARPSDNCVFSVELQLPPKAAALAHLDRGSPPPAREALAIVFFGGQPRPNVSELVVGPLPHPSYLRDVTVERHGGPLPYHRRPILMREYRDIHQLIFNRELPQAAGLLHHCCFYKRQGRNLVAMNVAPQGLQSGDRATWFGLYYNISGAGFFLHPVGLELLVDHKALEPAHWTIQKVFFQGRYYESLAQLEDQFEAGLVNVVLIPDNGTGGSWSLKSQVPRGPSPPLQFHPQGPRFSVQGSQVASSLWTFSFGLGAFSGPRIFDIRFRGERLAYEISLQEALAIYGGNSPAALLTRYIDGNFGMGKYSTPLTRGVDCPYLATYVDWHFLLESQTPKTMRDAICVFEQNQGLPLRRHHSNFYSRYFGGLAETVLVLRSVSTLLNYDYLWDMVFHSSGAIEVRFHATGYISSAFLFGAARRYGNQVGEHTLGTVHTHSAHFKVDLDVAGLENWVWAEDTSYVPTAVPWSPEHQMQRLQVTRKLLETEEQAAFPLGGTLPRYVYLASNHSNKWGHPRGYRIQMLSFAGEPLPQNSSMERAFSWGRYQLAVTRRKEEEPSSTSVYNQNDPWAPTVDFTDFINNETIAGEDLVAWVTAGFLHIPHAEDIPNTVTVGNGVGFFLRPYNFFDQDPSFDSPDSVYFREDQEAGACEVNPMACLPQAAACAPDLPAFSHGGFSHS, encoded by the exons ATGAACCAGAAGACCAGTCTGGTACTCCTCGCTCTGGCTGTCATCACAATTTTTGCCTTGGTGTGTGTCCTGCTAGCTGGCAGGGGAGGAGATGGGGGTGAACCCGGCCAGCCTCCCCGctgcccctctgtctcccccagtGCCCAGCCCCGGACACCCCCCAGCCAGAGCCAGCTGTTTGCAGACCTGAGCCCAGAGGAGCTGACGGCTGTGATGAGCTTCCTGACCCAGCAGCTGGGGCCAGGCCTGGTGGACGCAGCCCAGGCCCGCCCCTCGGACAACTGCGTCTTCTCGGTGGAGCTGCAGCTGCCCCCCAAGGCTGCTGCCCTGGCCCACCTGGACAGGGGGAGTCCCCCGCCCGCCCGGGAGGCACTGGCCATCGTCTTCTTTGGCGGACAGCCCCGGCCCAACGTGAGTGAGCTGGTGGTGGGGCCGCTGCCGCACCCCTCCTACCTGCGGGATGTGACGGTGGAGCGTCACGGGGGCCCCCTGCCCTATCACCGACGCCCCATACTGATGCGAGAGTACCGGGACATACACCAGCTGATCTTCAACAGAGAGCTGCCCCAGGCTGCTGGGCTCCTCCACCACTGCTGTTTCTATAAACGCCAAGGACGGAACCTGGTGGCGATGAACGTGGCCCCCCAAGGTTTGCAGTCAGGGGACCGGGCCACCTGGTTTGGCCTCTACTACAACATCTCAGGGGCTGGGTTTTTCCTGCACCCCGTGGGGTTGGAGCTGCTGGTAGACCACAAGGCTCTGGAGCCTGCCCACTGGACCATCCAGAAGGTGTTCTTTCAAGGCCGCTACTATGAGAGTTTGGCCCAGCTGGAAGACCAGTTTGAGGCCGGCCTGGTGAATGTGGTGCTGATCCCAGACAACGGCACAGGTGGGTCCTGGTCCTTGAAGTCCCAGGTGCCTCGGGGTCCGAGTCCTCCTCTGCAGTTCCACCCCCAGGGCCCCCGCTTCAGTGTCCAGGGGAGTCAAGTGGCCTCCTCATTGTGGACTTTCTCCTTTGGCCTTGGAGCTTTCAGTGGCCCAAGGATCTTTGACATCCGCTTCCGGGGAGAACGACTAGCTTATGAGATCAGTCTCCAGGAGGCCTTGGCCATCTATGGTGGAAATTCCCCCGCAGCATTGCTCACCCGCTATATCGATGGCAACTTTGGCATGGGCAAGTACTCCACTCCCCTGACCCGGGGGGTGGACTGCCCCTACCTGGCCACCTACGTGGACTGGCACTTCCTTCTGGAGTCCCAAACCCCTAAGACAATGCGTGATGCCATTTGTGTGTTTGAACAGAACCAGGGCCTCCCTCTGAGACGACACCACTCAAATTTCTACTCCCGCTATTTTGGGGGTCTTGCAGAGACAGTGCTGGTCCTCAGATCTGTGTCGACCTTGCTCAATTATGACTATCTGTGGGATATGGTCTTCCATTCCAGCGGGGCCATAGAGGTCCGATTTCATGCCACCGGCTACATCAGCTCAGCGTTTCTCTTTGGTGCTGCCCGAAGGTACGGGAACCAGGTTGGGGAGCACACGCTGGGCACCGTCCACACCCACAGCGCCCACTTCAAGGTGGATCTGGATGTAGCAG GACTGGAGAACTGGGTCTGGGCTGAGGACACGTCCTATGTCCCCACGGCGGTACCCTGGAGCCCCGAGCACCAGATGCAGAGGCTGCAGGTGACCCGGAAGCTGCTGGAGACTGAGGAGCAGGCCGCCTTCCCCCTGGGAGGCACCCTACCCCGCTACGTGTACCTGGCCAGCAACCACAGCAACAAGTGGGGTCACCCGCGGGGCTACCGCATCCAGATGCTCAGCTTTGCCGGGGAGCCGCTGCCCCAGAACAGCTCCATGGAGAGAGCCTTCAGCTGGGGAAG GTACCAGCTGGCAGTGACTCGGCGGAAGGAGGAGGAACCCAGCAGCACCAGCGTCTACAATCAGAACGACCCTTGGGCCCCCACTGTGGATTTCACCGACTTCATCAACAATGAGACCATTGCTGGAGAG GACTTGGTGGCCTGGGTGACAGCTGGCTTCCTGCACATCCCACATGCAGAAGACATTCCCAACACGGTGACTGTGGGGAACGGTGTGGGCTTCTTCCTCCGGCCCTACAACTTCTTTGACCAGGACCCTTCCTTCGATTCTCCTGATTCTGTCTATTTCCGGGAGGACCAGGAAGCTGGGGCCTGCGAGGTCAATCCCATGGCCTGCCTCCCCCAAGCTGCTGCCTGTGCCCCAGAcctccctgccttctcccacGGGGGCTTCTCTCACAGCTAG